From the genome of Ignavibacteriales bacterium, one region includes:
- a CDS encoding serine hydrolase, producing MKSKKLLFYSFLLLFGFIFTNSPAQQDKIKRIDSLITKAMTDWKMPGFSVAIVKNDSVIFAKGYGVKDIAKNEPVDENTLFVIASCSKAFTTASLATLVDEGKLKWDDPVTKYLPDFQMYDPWVTKEMVVRDLITHRSGLATFSGDFLWLSSIYDRKEVIRRARFLKPTSSFRSRYGYQNIMFITAAEIIKSVTDTAWADYVRAHILNPLGMNHTNTSYALFNNDGNAAKAHYEKDGSMKIYSDVQQDNAHGALGLNSSAIEMAQWIRLQLGKGTYNKQKIFSERQSMEMWSNQTAVGSGNYGLGWGINYRNGKKTLSHGGGMPGMVSQVTLVPEDNFGFVLLSNLEVGMVGAVSNYILDVISNVEPKDYEKMSLDGYARRKAAFEKEINRREEIRVKDSKPSLPLEKYCGTYEDKMYGDATVSMKDGKLFLQFVPTPTFRGELKHYQYDMFQIDWEDEFLTRGYVKFDMNFKGEAKQMTFEVPNSPDFIFTELLFEKK from the coding sequence ATGAAATCAAAAAAACTTCTTTTCTATTCGTTTCTTTTACTCTTTGGATTCATCTTCACAAATTCCCCGGCACAGCAAGATAAAATTAAGAGGATTGATTCATTAATAACTAAGGCAATGACAGATTGGAAGATGCCAGGCTTTTCAGTTGCCATAGTAAAAAACGATTCGGTGATCTTTGCAAAAGGATACGGCGTTAAAGACATTGCAAAAAATGAACCTGTCGACGAGAACACTCTTTTTGTAATTGCATCTTGCAGCAAAGCATTCACAACGGCATCGCTTGCAACTTTGGTCGATGAAGGAAAATTAAAGTGGGATGACCCTGTGACAAAATACCTTCCGGATTTTCAAATGTACGATCCCTGGGTTACTAAGGAGATGGTGGTTCGAGATCTCATTACACATAGAAGCGGTCTTGCAACATTCAGCGGTGATTTTCTCTGGTTAAGTTCAATATATGACCGCAAAGAGGTTATCCGCCGTGCACGGTTTTTAAAACCAACATCAAGTTTCCGTAGCCGGTACGGATATCAAAACATTATGTTCATAACTGCGGCAGAAATTATCAAATCTGTAACTGATACCGCGTGGGCCGATTACGTTCGTGCCCATATATTAAATCCGCTGGGAATGAATCATACAAATACCAGTTATGCTTTGTTCAATAATGACGGCAATGCCGCAAAAGCTCATTATGAAAAAGACGGCTCGATGAAAATTTACAGCGACGTTCAGCAAGATAACGCACACGGCGCCCTCGGTCTGAATTCGAGCGCGATTGAAATGGCACAATGGATCCGGCTGCAATTAGGCAAAGGAACTTACAACAAACAAAAGATTTTCAGTGAACGTCAATCAATGGAAATGTGGTCTAACCAGACTGCAGTTGGAAGTGGAAATTACGGATTAGGGTGGGGAATAAATTATAGGAACGGCAAAAAAACTTTGAGCCACGGCGGAGGAATGCCGGGAATGGTCTCTCAGGTAACACTTGTACCAGAAGATAATTTTGGATTTGTACTGCTAAGCAATTTAGAAGTCGGGATGGTCGGCGCGGTTAGTAATTATATTTTAGATGTGATATCAAACGTTGAACCGAAAGATTATGAAAAAATGTCGCTTGACGGTTATGCAAGGCGCAAAGCTGCATTTGAGAAAGAGATTAACCGCCGTGAAGAGATTCGGGTAAAGGATTCCAAACCTTCTCTGCCATTAGAAAAATATTGCGGTACTTACGAAGATAAAATGTACGGCGATGCAACTGTTTCCATGAAAGACGGTAAATTATTTTTACAATTCGTTCCAACACCCACTTTCCGCGGAGAATTGAAACACTATCAATATGATATGTTCCAGATCGATTGGGAAGACGAATTTTTAACACGCGGCTACGTCAAATTCGATATGAACTTCAAAGGTGAGGCAAAGCAAATGACGTTTGAAGTACCAAACTCACCCGATTTTATTTTTACGGAATTGTTGTTTGAAAAAAAATAA
- a CDS encoding YbhB/YbcL family Raf kinase inhibitor-like protein, giving the protein MDFKLFSPSFKDGELIPPKYTCDGANISPPLSWTTPPEKTKSFAIIVDDPDAPVGAWVHWILFNIPSDARELIEESSSKHNLPKGTIEGTNDFRKNNYGGPCPPSGTHRYFFKLYALDLLLPLKESTTKKQLLDAMKGHILAEAILIGKYNRQR; this is encoded by the coding sequence ATGGATTTTAAATTGTTCAGTCCTTCATTCAAGGATGGAGAGTTAATCCCCCCTAAATATACATGCGACGGTGCGAATATTTCTCCTCCGCTTTCATGGACAACCCCGCCTGAAAAAACCAAATCATTCGCTATCATAGTCGACGATCCCGACGCACCAGTTGGCGCTTGGGTTCATTGGATTCTTTTTAATATTCCCTCAGATGCAAGGGAGTTGATAGAAGAATCTTCCTCAAAACATAATCTACCTAAAGGCACGATTGAAGGAACAAATGATTTCCGCAAAAACAACTATGGCGGTCCGTGCCCTCCCTCCGGTACACACAGATACTTTTTCAAACTGTATGCCCTTGATCTTTTGCTTCCATTAAAAGAAAGTACAACCAAAAAACAATTGCTCGATGCTATGAAAGGGCATATTTTAGCCGAAGCAATTTTGATTGGAAAGTATAATCGGCAGAGATAA
- a CDS encoding cytidylate kinase-like family protein, with product MKVLGTYEKARIYIDRHYQETSEAKIHKRKLNPGPVITISRETGIGAVVICEKLTEYFNRYAIDDYNDWTLFDRALIEKIMEDHHLPDHFRKFLVEEKPSKVDSWFGEILGISPSKIYLLHKTTHTIMKLAEFGNAIIVGRAANIILSKKANAFHLRLVAPLNFRIENAMRLYNVDHKAASEFIKREDEERKNYHWKYFHKDIDDPLLYHSVINTNLLESEDIAEMIGHCVIKKFPQFFKESVKEEVNE from the coding sequence ATGAAAGTCCTTGGTACTTACGAAAAAGCCCGCATCTACATTGACAGACACTATCAAGAAACAAGTGAAGCTAAAATTCACAAACGCAAGCTGAATCCCGGTCCGGTTATTACAATTTCCCGGGAAACCGGAATTGGCGCGGTGGTTATTTGCGAAAAACTGACAGAGTATTTTAATAGGTACGCGATTGATGATTACAACGACTGGACATTATTTGACCGCGCTCTTATCGAAAAAATTATGGAAGATCATCATCTTCCCGATCATTTCAGAAAATTTTTAGTTGAGGAAAAGCCGTCAAAGGTTGATTCATGGTTCGGAGAAATTCTCGGAATCTCTCCTTCAAAAATTTATCTGCTGCATAAAACCACACATACAATAATGAAGCTTGCAGAATTCGGTAATGCAATTATTGTCGGAAGAGCTGCAAATATCATTTTATCAAAAAAGGCGAACGCTTTTCATCTCCGGCTGGTTGCGCCGTTAAATTTCAGAATTGAAAACGCAATGCGGCTCTACAATGTTGATCACAAAGCAGCGAGCGAGTTTATTAAACGGGAAGACGAAGAGAGAAAAAATTATCATTGGAAATATTTCCATAAAGATATCGACGATCCTCTTCTCTACCATTCTGTTATAAACACTAATCTTCTGGAATCCGAAGATATTGCCGAGATGATTGGGCATTGTGTAATTAAAAAATTTCCGCAATTTTTTAAAGAATCCGTTAAAGAAGAAGTAAATGAGTGA
- a CDS encoding amidase, translated as MRQFNRSILYVFITGLFLFNISSFAQQKEGKIKKEMIPNAEKIIGLEFTDTERDSMQDALNDQLGNYENIRKIHIANSIPPAILFNPIPAGFKFDQKQKLLKFSDYSYVKMPKNIEEITFYSIGELAQLIKTKKITSTQLTKFYLERLKKYGPKLHSVITLTEERALRQAEKADQEISKGKYRGMLHGIPFGVKDLLNSKDYNTTWGAAPYKDQLNNEDATVIKKLEDAGAVLCAKLSMGELAMDDVWFGGMTRNPWDTTKGSSGSSAGSASSVSAGLLPFAIGTETWGSIVSPSTVCGVTGLRPTYGRVSRTGAMALSWSMDKIGPICRNAEDLAIVFNAIYGKDGIDQTLYDAPFNYQPKLDFKKLKIGFLKNDFAKKYRFHQNDSLVLKKLAELGAQLIPIELPEIATNDIAIILTAEAGAAFDELTRTNKDDMLARQFKGAWPNIFRASRFIPAVEYINANRIRYMLIQEMQKMMKKVDLYIAPSWEGNNLLLTNLTGNPCVVVPTGFTDKGILTSITFMGRLFDEGKIIAFAKMFQDATDFHKKHPKMD; from the coding sequence ATGAGACAATTTAATCGCAGCATTTTATATGTTTTTATAACTGGATTATTTCTTTTCAATATATCCTCCTTTGCCCAGCAGAAAGAGGGGAAGATCAAAAAAGAAATGATTCCAAATGCGGAAAAAATAATCGGACTTGAGTTCACAGATACCGAGCGTGATTCAATGCAAGACGCACTCAACGATCAGTTGGGCAATTACGAGAACATCCGCAAAATTCATATTGCCAACAGCATTCCTCCGGCAATATTATTTAATCCGATTCCGGCCGGGTTCAAGTTCGATCAGAAACAAAAACTGCTGAAGTTTAGCGATTACTCATACGTAAAGATGCCTAAGAATATTGAGGAGATAACTTTTTATTCGATCGGCGAGCTCGCGCAATTAATCAAAACAAAAAAAATCACTTCGACACAATTGACAAAATTTTATCTAGAAAGATTAAAAAAATACGGACCGAAACTTCATTCCGTAATAACTCTAACCGAAGAACGGGCGCTCCGTCAAGCAGAAAAAGCCGATCAAGAAATTTCTAAAGGAAAATACCGCGGTATGCTTCATGGAATTCCTTTCGGTGTTAAAGATTTACTTAACTCAAAAGATTATAATACAACATGGGGCGCAGCACCGTATAAAGATCAATTGAACAATGAAGACGCGACAGTAATAAAAAAATTGGAGGATGCCGGAGCTGTTTTATGCGCCAAACTTTCAATGGGCGAACTTGCAATGGATGATGTTTGGTTCGGCGGAATGACACGCAATCCGTGGGATACAACAAAAGGATCGAGCGGATCTTCGGCAGGTTCGGCTTCTTCCGTTTCGGCGGGACTTCTTCCGTTTGCAATCGGCACCGAAACATGGGGTTCAATTGTTTCTCCATCAACCGTTTGCGGAGTTACGGGTTTGCGACCGACTTACGGAAGAGTCAGCAGAACAGGCGCAATGGCTTTAAGCTGGTCGATGGATAAAATCGGACCTATCTGCCGAAACGCAGAAGATCTTGCAATTGTTTTTAATGCAATTTACGGCAAGGATGGAATTGATCAGACTTTATATGATGCGCCGTTCAACTATCAGCCGAAGCTTGATTTTAAAAAATTGAAAATCGGTTTCTTGAAAAATGATTTTGCAAAAAAATACCGGTTCCATCAGAATGATTCACTCGTCTTGAAAAAACTTGCGGAACTGGGAGCGCAGCTTATCCCTATTGAACTTCCGGAGATTGCGACAAACGATATAGCAATAATTTTAACTGCGGAAGCCGGTGCCGCATTCGATGAACTGACACGAACTAATAAAGATGACATGCTCGCCCGTCAATTTAAAGGAGCGTGGCCTAATATTTTTCGCGCTTCACGCTTCATTCCCGCAGTAGAATACATTAACGCAAATAGAATTCGTTACATGCTCATTCAGGAAATGCAAAAAATGATGAAGAAAGTTGATCTCTATATTGCTCCTTCCTGGGAAGGAAATAATTTGCTGCTAACTAATCTGACAGGCAATCCTTGTGTAGTTGTTCCAACCGGATTTACCGACAAAGGAATATTAACCAGCATTACATTTATGGGAAGACTTTTTGATGAAGGTAAAATAATCGCATTCGCAAAAATGTTTCAAGACGCAACGGATTTTCATAAGAAACATCCTAAGATGGATTAA
- a CDS encoding HAD family hydrolase: protein MKIENYKHIIWDWNGTIINDVSLSMDLINQLLSARGLKQLNIEEYREIFTIPVKNYYAELGFDFSKESFEVVGKEWMDGYEKRKFECGLYDRVIDILNKINQLGIGQSILSAYSQHTLDEMVEHHGLKKYFTHVVGLDNIYAASKLHLGKDLMKRLGNGKGETLLIGDTEHDYEVAMEIGADCVLIANGHQSKDKLEKLGCVVLPNLNFLL from the coding sequence ATGAAAATTGAAAACTATAAACATATTATCTGGGACTGGAACGGCACTATAATAAATGACGTAAGTCTCAGCATGGATCTAATTAACCAGCTCTTGTCTGCCCGCGGACTAAAACAGCTGAATATTGAAGAATACCGCGAGATTTTTACAATTCCTGTAAAAAATTATTATGCCGAACTTGGCTTTGATTTTTCTAAAGAATCGTTTGAGGTTGTTGGTAAAGAGTGGATGGACGGATACGAGAAAAGAAAATTTGAATGCGGTCTTTATGATAGAGTTATTGATATTCTAAATAAAATCAATCAGCTTGGCATCGGTCAATCAATACTTTCTGCATATTCACAACATACACTCGATGAGATGGTCGAGCATCATGGTTTAAAAAAATATTTTACGCATGTTGTCGGTCTCGATAATATTTACGCAGCAAGTAAACTTCATCTGGGCAAAGATTTGATGAAAAGATTGGGTAACGGGAAGGGGGAGACTCTTCTAATTGGCGATACTGAACATGATTATGAAGTGGCTATGGAGATCGGTGCCGACTGTGTTTTAATTGCGAACGGACACCAGAGTAAAGATAAATTAGAAAAACTTGGCTGCGTTGTCCTCCCGAATTTAAATTTTCTTCTGTGA
- a CDS encoding M23 family metallopeptidase → MKAISIFIVLFFSTTLTAQEINFYGEAQQGGIIVGVGKDITSAQLNGVNLQIDKSGAFVFGFDRDAKGLFKVKIRFKNTKVKTLEYTLEPRKYEEQSLTIAKKYVTPPKRELKKIQRESKLMKAARAKVGKVKNALFMSGFAYPVDSVDIRSVFGSQRILNGKKANIHNGLDFSAEVGDSIRAISDGVVRIAGDNFYYNGNFILLDHGQGLTSVYLHMSKLLAKNSQKIKKGEVIGLAGSTGRATGPHLHLGVQWYKKRIDPMSLFNLVLPSQKKI, encoded by the coding sequence ATGAAAGCAATTTCCATTTTTATTGTTTTATTTTTCTCGACAACGCTTACGGCACAAGAAATAAATTTTTACGGAGAAGCTCAACAGGGCGGAATTATTGTAGGTGTCGGAAAAGATATTACAAGCGCTCAGTTGAACGGTGTGAATTTACAGATTGATAAATCCGGTGCGTTTGTGTTTGGATTTGACCGTGACGCAAAAGGTCTATTCAAAGTAAAAATACGCTTCAAAAACACAAAAGTAAAAACATTGGAGTATACTCTTGAACCGCGTAAGTATGAAGAACAGAGTTTAACAATCGCGAAAAAATATGTAACCCCGCCCAAGAGAGAGTTGAAAAAAATTCAACGCGAAAGTAAATTAATGAAAGCTGCGCGTGCGAAAGTAGGCAAAGTGAAAAACGCGTTGTTCATGTCCGGCTTTGCATATCCGGTTGACAGCGTTGATATAAGAAGCGTATTTGGAAGTCAAAGAATTCTCAATGGCAAAAAGGCAAATATTCATAACGGTCTCGATTTTTCCGCTGAAGTGGGAGATTCTATTAGGGCAATTAGCGATGGTGTTGTACGAATCGCCGGAGACAATTTTTACTATAACGGCAATTTCATTCTTCTCGATCACGGACAAGGATTAACAAGCGTTTATCTTCACATGAGTAAACTTCTTGCGAAAAATAGTCAGAAGATAAAAAAGGGTGAAGTTATTGGTCTGGCGGGCTCAACAGGTCGTGCAACCGGACCGCATCTACACCTTGGTGTTCAATGGTATAAAAAAAGAATCGATCCGATGAGTTTGTTTAATTTGGTTCTACCTTCACAGAAGAAAATTTAA
- a CDS encoding tetratricopeptide repeat protein: protein MILSRIKFYFLLLLFILPQFLEAQRVDVSELKRTALSHMQAGRYGEAIDQLNKYITANPQESDGYNLRGLCFEKRQQYENGRLDYRRAIALETISTTKRAEYERNLQRLIDIWYPLLNKKIEGHLREIAIDPNKPFNYLEIGKSYAWMEIWDKAEEWYDQYLARDDNASPDEIIRYTIILTHTGSIVKGERILKKYVERYPEDWRLWSRYGYFTMWLSKYAIAKKAFETSLGFKPFFKEAQDGLDLVNNRAYLTQENPRAFEKEYTIDRLYRILKKTPSDIESRYELVDELIKANRIEEAYQQLLIIGTTNPDDSRYKEKSDYVINLRTTTYRERLDSAKVRLSLNPDDKEALKLIAEYHENLQEYDSAQVILDKYFEKYPDEKDPALRYRWARVSAWNREFDKAIDITDKLLLDYPNNLDYQLFRAQVSVWINRDIELAKQYLDNVLKERPNSVPAFISMGSIKLIELDFPAAQEYADKAKALEPANEDVIKLQSNIDWQKMRFEEEKLYAILEQGRQKVIDKDYDAAIPFYQDYMSKAEPSTLVLKEYGDVLFSAKKYPDALDTYNKVLSYGENYDAQKSRAALYFATGDSVSALREYKDLVKQDSSDFEANLYLGDSYAKMAANDSARTVYNNLLDWKLDSAQVSMVKQRKGWLPVTGIVAIFETFPNSIGFSPSLSYYTDNLSFRILSAGGRLELGVTNFLTLGVSLVRSSIKASQASLNQDALSSMDDLGTPFVGNQVFTTFKGLVLLRLGSNISMGVGIGISGSLGKFTRDDHDAFFVFEKPDSIRVGLTYQNSDAVSILYSPYLIDLRYYASLYKIDAYYRNRDGLKISGYFQYIGVDDGNAGNDFNIRLGKYFWPDIAIGYEYAYSNYKYKSNFYYSPHNFESHSIWLDNDLDKSEKLKVSIGGKIGLIPQSTLIALEGHINAQYTPTKKLILSGKISIGSASRDNSSYRYFSGQLSAYWAIL from the coding sequence ATGATTTTATCCCGAATTAAATTTTACTTTTTACTTTTACTTTTCATTCTTCCGCAATTTTTGGAAGCGCAGAGAGTTGATGTTAGTGAACTAAAAAGAACCGCGCTATCACACATGCAAGCCGGAAGATACGGCGAAGCTATTGATCAGCTCAACAAATATATTACAGCCAATCCTCAGGAATCCGACGGATATAATTTACGCGGTCTTTGTTTTGAGAAACGCCAGCAATATGAAAATGGACGTCTTGATTACAGACGCGCAATTGCGCTCGAAACTATCAGCACGACAAAAAGAGCCGAGTATGAAAGAAATCTTCAACGTTTGATTGATATCTGGTATCCGCTCCTCAACAAAAAAATTGAAGGTCATTTACGCGAAATAGCAATTGATCCGAACAAGCCGTTCAATTATCTCGAAATTGGAAAATCATATGCATGGATGGAAATTTGGGATAAAGCAGAAGAATGGTATGATCAATATTTGGCAAGAGATGATAATGCCTCACCCGACGAAATTATTCGGTATACAATAATTCTTACACATACCGGAAGCATTGTTAAAGGTGAGCGGATTCTAAAAAAATATGTTGAACGTTATCCGGAAGATTGGCGTTTGTGGAGCCGCTACGGTTATTTCACAATGTGGCTTAGTAAATACGCAATAGCCAAAAAAGCATTTGAAACCTCTCTCGGCTTCAAACCGTTTTTTAAAGAAGCCCAAGATGGGTTGGATTTGGTGAACAACAGGGCATACTTAACTCAAGAAAATCCGCGTGCATTCGAAAAAGAATATACCATTGACCGGCTATATAGAATTTTAAAAAAAACTCCAAGTGATATCGAGTCGAGATACGAATTAGTTGATGAGTTGATCAAAGCAAATAGGATTGAAGAAGCTTATCAACAGTTGCTTATCATCGGAACGACCAATCCGGATGACTCGCGTTATAAAGAAAAATCCGATTATGTTATAAATCTCAGAACTACAACTTACCGGGAAAGATTAGACAGCGCCAAAGTGCGCCTTTCATTAAATCCCGACGATAAAGAAGCGTTGAAGTTAATTGCAGAGTATCATGAAAATTTACAGGAATATGACAGCGCCCAAGTTATACTCGATAAATATTTTGAAAAGTATCCCGATGAGAAAGATCCGGCACTCAGATACAGGTGGGCAAGAGTATCTGCATGGAACCGTGAATTCGATAAAGCAATTGACATCACCGATAAACTTTTACTTGATTATCCCAATAATCTCGATTATCAACTTTTCCGGGCGCAAGTTTCTGTCTGGATCAACCGCGACATTGAACTTGCCAAACAATATCTTGATAATGTTTTGAAAGAAAGACCGAATTCTGTTCCGGCATTTATCTCAATGGGATCGATCAAACTAATAGAACTGGATTTTCCGGCTGCTCAAGAATATGCCGACAAAGCAAAAGCTCTCGAACCGGCAAATGAAGATGTTATTAAACTTCAGTCTAATATTGATTGGCAGAAGATGCGGTTCGAAGAAGAAAAACTTTACGCCATTCTGGAACAAGGAAGACAAAAAGTAATAGATAAAGATTACGATGCCGCTATTCCATTCTATCAAGATTATATGTCAAAAGCCGAACCATCAACTTTAGTTCTTAAAGAATATGGAGACGTTCTTTTCAGCGCAAAAAAATATCCTGATGCTTTAGATACTTATAACAAAGTTCTCTCATACGGAGAAAATTACGACGCACAGAAATCCCGAGCCGCACTTTATTTTGCAACCGGAGATTCGGTCAGCGCACTTCGCGAATACAAAGATTTGGTAAAACAAGATTCATCCGATTTTGAAGCGAATTTATACCTTGGCGATTCTTACGCAAAGATGGCGGCAAATGATTCCGCCCGGACAGTTTATAATAATCTTCTTGATTGGAAACTCGACTCTGCGCAAGTAAGTATGGTAAAGCAACGCAAGGGTTGGCTTCCGGTTACCGGCATTGTTGCTATTTTCGAAACCTTTCCTAACAGTATTGGATTTAGTCCGTCACTCTCTTATTACACGGATAATCTAAGTTTTAGAATTTTGAGTGCCGGAGGAAGACTCGAACTCGGTGTTACTAATTTTCTAACACTTGGAGTTTCATTAGTACGAAGCTCTATAAAAGCCAGCCAAGCCAGTCTTAATCAAGACGCCTTAAGCAGTATGGATGACCTCGGGACTCCTTTTGTGGGCAATCAAGTATTTACAACTTTTAAAGGGTTAGTTCTTTTAAGATTGGGAAGTAATATTAGTATGGGAGTCGGAATTGGAATCAGCGGTTCGCTAGGTAAATTTACACGAGATGATCATGATGCCTTTTTCGTTTTTGAAAAACCAGACTCAATTAGAGTGGGCCTTACTTATCAGAATTCCGACGCAGTCAGCATACTCTACTCTCCTTATCTAATAGATTTGCGTTACTATGCTTCACTCTATAAGATTGATGCTTATTACAGAAATCGTGATGGATTAAAAATCTCCGGCTATTTTCAATACATCGGCGTTGATGACGGTAACGCTGGAAATGATTTTAACATTAGACTTGGAAAATATTTTTGGCCTGATATAGCTATCGGCTACGAATATGCTTATTCAAATTATAAATATAAATCCAACTTCTACTACTCACCTCACAATTTTGAATCGCATAGTATTTGGTTAGATAACGATCTCGATAAAAGTGAAAAATTAAAAGTTTCTATTGGAGGAAAAATCGGTTTGATTCCTCAAAGTACATTAATTGCTCTTGAAGGTCATATAAATGCACAATACACTCCGACTAAAAAATTAATTCTTTCGGGAAAAATTAGTATTGGAAGTGCATCACGTGATAATTCAAGCTACCGATATTTCTCCGGTCAACTTTCAGCATACTGGGCAATTCTTTAA
- a CDS encoding MBOAT family protein: MFSSISLEKIFSLLKYDPNDPLIFSTSLFLFLFLGFLIFYNLLGKNKAARIVLLIIFSLYFYYKAAGLYFVILIVSAVVNFYAGKWIAGTDRFPIKRLFLVLALILNIALLGYFKYTNFILQIIADISKHTIDPLAIFLPIGISFYTFKSLNYVFDIYYDTLKPTNSLRDFSLYVFFFPNILLGPIDRAADFLPQIDREPFISKEDIGRALFLIMLGLFKKVVVADYISLNFVDRIFDFPLRYTGVENLLAIYGYVLQIYCDFSGYSDMAIGIALLLGFKLMDNFNYPFKAASIADFWRRWHISLSKWLLDYLFKPIQISSRSLKIFGNVIALVVTFFVCGLWHGAGWNFILWGVFHGTLMSISLFFKKPKERLYKFLRIYNTRFLRFFQIVITFHLVALSFLIFRAKDFQSVVDMLDQIFNFFHGEVFLQFAEKLPLILGLIVIGYLFHFLPSKLGTWFQKIITAMPLPLKILIFVIAIWIVAQFKTADIQPFIYFQF, translated from the coding sequence ATGTTCTCTTCTATCAGTCTTGAAAAAATCTTTTCTCTCTTAAAATACGATCCGAACGATCCGCTTATCTTCAGCACAAGTTTATTTCTTTTTCTTTTCTTAGGATTCTTAATCTTTTATAATCTGCTGGGAAAGAACAAAGCGGCAAGAATCGTATTGCTGATAATATTTTCACTCTACTTCTATTATAAAGCTGCGGGGCTCTACTTTGTCATTCTAATAGTTTCTGCTGTTGTTAATTTTTATGCGGGCAAATGGATTGCCGGTACGGACCGGTTCCCCATCAAAAGATTATTTCTTGTCCTCGCGCTAATTCTTAACATTGCACTTCTCGGCTATTTCAAATACACAAATTTTATTCTGCAGATCATTGCCGATATAAGCAAACATACTATCGATCCGCTTGCAATCTTTCTTCCGATTGGAATTTCATTTTACACGTTTAAATCGCTCAACTATGTTTTTGACATTTACTACGACACTCTCAAACCGACAAACAGTTTGCGCGATTTCAGTCTATATGTTTTCTTCTTCCCAAATATTTTACTCGGACCGATTGACCGTGCGGCGGATTTTCTTCCGCAGATTGACCGCGAACCTTTTATCTCAAAAGAAGATATTGGCCGGGCGCTCTTTTTAATTATGCTCGGTTTGTTTAAGAAAGTTGTTGTAGCGGATTATATAAGTCTGAATTTTGTCGACCGGATTTTCGATTTCCCTTTACGTTATACCGGAGTTGAAAATTTATTAGCGATTTACGGTTACGTGCTTCAAATCTATTGCGACTTTTCCGGCTACTCCGATATGGCAATAGGGATTGCTCTTCTACTTGGTTTTAAATTAATGGATAATTTCAACTACCCATTTAAAGCAGCAAGCATCGCCGATTTCTGGCGGAGATGGCATATATCACTTTCTAAATGGCTGCTCGATTATTTATTCAAACCGATTCAAATTTCTTCGCGCAGCTTGAAAATATTTGGAAATGTTATCGCTCTTGTTGTAACATTCTTCGTCTGCGGTTTGTGGCACGGCGCCGGATGGAATTTTATACTTTGGGGAGTTTTTCACGGTACGTTGATGTCTATCTCATTATTCTTTAAGAAGCCAAAAGAAAGACTTTATAAATTTTTACGCATTTACAACACAAGATTTTTAAGATTCTTCCAGATTGTAATTACATTTCATCTTGTTGCGTTATCGTTTTTAATTTTCCGCGCGAAAGATTTCCAAAGTGTAGTTGATATGCTCGATCAGATTTTTAATTTTTTCCATGGAGAAGTTTTTTTACAATTCGCCGAAAAACTTCCGTTGATTCTTGGGCTGATTGTGATTGGATACTTATTTCACTTTTTGCCATCCAAACTTGGAACTTGGTTTCAAAAAATTATTACCGCAATGCCGCTTCCTTTAAAGATTTTAATTTTCGTAATTGCAATTTGGATTGTAGCCCAATTCAAGACCGCGGACATTCAGCCGTTTATCTATTTCCAATTTTAA
- a CDS encoding acyl carrier protein codes for MISQELKKVILTELNLDDFDLQDETMAPEVPGWDSLNHVNIILAVEKSFNVKFKSYEVLRLKNVGDLQKLVDIKTGK; via the coding sequence ATGATCTCACAAGAACTAAAAAAAGTAATTCTAACAGAACTTAATCTAGATGATTTCGATCTTCAAGATGAGACTATGGCGCCGGAAGTTCCGGGCTGGGATTCATTGAATCACGTGAATATAATTTTGGCTGTTGAAAAATCTTTCAACGTGAAGTTCAAGAGTTATGAGGTGCTGCGCTTGAAAAATGTTGGCGATCTTCAGAAGCTTGTTGATATTAAAACCGGTAAATAA